The Papaver somniferum cultivar HN1 chromosome 6, ASM357369v1, whole genome shotgun sequence genome segment AGTTGTCCACTTTATCTAAAACAAAGTTGTTCATTTAATTTGTATGGTTTTTTTTACCATGTTATTATCTACTTTGTTTGTTTTGGCTCAAATATGTGAAAAACTTCTTGGTTTGAGGTCGTAAGTGGTAACCAAAACCGATCAAATTATATTGCATTAGGTCTTGCTGCAATTATCTCTTTAAAATTGCTTTCGCACAGACTACATGATAgaagtattttaataattttgtgatAAGTCATTATTGATCAGTTTATTATCTGATCGTATATGTTCAAGCTGCTTCTTCATATTTTTACATCTTGAACAATATAGTATTTCATAACTTCCCTAAAAGTAGTTTCGAGTGTGATGCACAGTTATTTGTGCATCACTTGATGTCTATATATCATTTTTCAGGTGCTTGAATACAAGACCGTCGCGTCGTATACACTGCCTATGAGGAAAGGGAAAACACCTCACGATATTTCTTCATAATGGGATCCCACCTACTTAGGAGTTTTTGCAGTCCATTCTATATAGTTTGCCTTTTAATGTTCGGCCTATGTATGAGGTTTCTAATATGTCGTTTCAACGCGGCCACTACCAATCTACTCATTGAAAATGGTCGGTACTATCGACCCTGCCTTGAGTGTCATACAATTTTTTTGGGACGATGATAGTGAGACCTGTGGTGGACAAGAGTGCTAATTGAATATGGGAGTTCCCGTAGCAAGGTTAACATTCTGGACTATATATCATATAGCTCGTGTTTGTTGGGACCTATCAACATGGTTTATGAACATGGTCATCCTATACTTTTATGGTTATTTTCTTAGTGTCTTTGATTTGGAAATCTTTCTTTCCGTTGTGAAGAAAAAATTTAATTCGTTTTTCTTTATACAAAGAAATAAAATGGCAACTGTAATACTTCAAAATGTAATGAACGTGTATGAtcaatgttattttaatttaggGTGTATATTATTATATCTTCTGGACCCTCTATTCTTGACCGATATCTTTATGGAGCAAGAAGTTTGTGAACTGGCGGGAACAGTTCACAGCATGGAAGTGTTGATTCTCATCATTGGTAGTATTTGCATACTCTTTAAAGCATACATATTACATACCTGATACCTCCAGATATGTAAGCTCATGCTCAATGGATAGTTTGTAAGTTTAAAAGCACATTTCTTATAGATTTGTTAATGGAGGGGATCTTATCCTTCATTTGTATCTAGGATATCGTTGATGCAATTTCATTTTTTACTAAGCTGGATACATGGAAGTGTTGATTCTCATCATTGGTAGTATTTGCATACTCTTTAAAGCATACATATTACATACCTGATACTTCCAGATATGTAAGCTCATGCTCAATGGATAGTTTGTAAGTTTAAAAGCACATTTCTTATAGATTTGTTAATGAAGGGGATCTTATCCTTCATTTGTATCTAGGATATCGTTGATGCAATTTCATTTTTTACTAAGCTGGATACTTGCGGTTTTAGGTGAGCTCTTTTCAGGAGACATATTATCAAGAGACTTTACCAGTACTGCATACAGACCGTAGTGCAACATCATTATGCTCAATCGCCATTTATTTTGACAACAAAAAACAACCCGGGCCGTTACGGCTCGTAAACTACATAAACAAAGATTGTGTCAAACCGGGTGTTCTCCCACTTGTCTCTAATAATACGACCAAAGTGTTTTGTTAATGTGTGAGAGAAATCCGCGTGGGCCGACAGAGCTGTATATATTTATGGGGCATTCGTCAACTCAAACAGCATATAGAAAAAAACTGAGTACCTACCCACTCAAGCTAGCTAGTAGTAGGATCAGAAATTACTGCGTTGTTACCTGAGCTAGTTGATTAGCTAAAGATGAAGTTTGGGAAAGAATTCAAGTCTCAAATGGTACCAGAATGGGAAGAAGCGTACATGAATTACGATGATCTCAAAACTCTTgttaaagatattcaagatttTAACCATAAACATAAACCACAGCTCACTTCTCAAAGGACATTTTACAGAACTTTTAGTGGTCTTACTAAAAGATTCAGTAATTTAGGAGATTCTTCTAAAGTATCAGCTGGAGATGGAAGTGGTGATGGTGATATTGAAGATCAAGTCATACTAATTACTGATGTTGATAATAATCATGATCACTACGAAACCAAGTTCTTGATGTCACCCGAAGAAGGATCAGCAGCTGAATATGAACTTTTGTATTTTAAAAGACTTGACGATGAATTTAATAAAGTTAATAAGTTTTACAGAAACAAAGTTGAGGATGTGATGAAAGAAGCTGATTTGTTGAATAAGCAAATGGATGCTTTGATTGCTTTCAGGATCAAGGTTGAAAATCCTGATGGTTTCGTCAATTGGACTGTCGAAATGAATGAACTTGCTTccggtgttgctgctgctgctgcttccactACCGTTTCGCGTACTCTTCGCGAGTTGCTGAATTCTCCAGACTCTCCCGAGTCTCCGACTAGTACTTCGCGATATAACAAAAGACCATCAAATGTATCCAGAGAAGGTATAAACACTATTTTTCCAATATCATCAAATCTTATGTTCAAATGTTCataattataaaaacaaaaataccggTTAATGTGATCGGAGAACAACCactaattttcttttatgagGCGGCTGCAACATCCACATGATAGATTACTGTTCAATGTGAACCTATAATTTTTTTGGGTGAGAAAATTCAATGGGGTTAACAAAATGCAAATTAACATTAATTCGTCTGTGGGTCATCCGGGAAGTAATTAGTGACAGCAAATGCCAATGCATGTCATACCAGTTCAAGTGGTCATATAATTTTGTGGATGATATGCCATCATTCATTGCATACGAATAAAGCTCGTATTAAAGTTGACCGAAGTTATGAGTGTGCTGATGTTGATGCAGGAGCAATGCCGCGTATGGATGCCATTGACGAGAATGGTCACTCTGACGAGTCCGGGGATGATACTGTTTGTGATGGCACCCGAGCTAGGGGTCCAACTAATACCACTGTAACCgaaatgaaagaaaagaaggTGTGCATTAGTAGAAAACCAGCTTTATTAGATGTCCTTAATCATGTGACTATAATCAATACACTTGAAACACCACGATCAACCATAAAAGGAATGTTTACTGTTAACAAAAACCACGAAATTAGTTTTGGAAGAGGGAACTTACGGAAAGTTGAAGACCAACTTCAACGAGCTTTCGTCGTGTTCTATTCAGAACTTCGACTCTTAAAGAGTTACAGGTAACAATATTTGACAAATAGAATTACGTTTTGGTAATTTTACGGACTTCCTATATTTACCGTTTGTTTGAACCacttttttctcaaaatatgaaaCAGTTTTCTGAATGTATTGGCATTTTCTAAGATCATGAAGAAGTATGACAAGGTGAGAATACTGACCATGCACCTCTTCTGTAccaactttaagaatgatgaaaACATTAATCCATCTCTTTTGTTTTACTTTGACGTAGATCGCTTCAAGAAACGCATCAAAATCTTACATGCACATGGTGGATAACTCCTACATTGGCAGTTACGATGGGGTATGTTGCTTAGAATTACTGTGACATGCATGTTACTTCTCGAATCACGGCGAACTAATTAACTTTTATTATTTGGTTTGTTGCCTCATAGGTTACTCGGCTTATGGAGAGAGTAGAAGCTACCTTCATCAAGCACTTCACAAACGCGAATCGTAGAAAAGGCTTAAGAATATTAAGACCAGCAGCAAAGAGAGAAAGGCATAGAACTACGTTCTCTTTAGGTAATTAGACTATTCTGTTAATGTACTGCTTTCGATTGAATGTCTGTAGTACACTAAGCGCAACTGTTTGAATgtggttttaggtttatttgccgGATGCGCATTAGCCCTCTTGGCATCTATTATATCAGTTGTACGTGCTCGTAACATATTAAGATCCTCGGGAAGTACTCTATATATGGAATCGCTATTTCCCCTTTATAGGTAAGTCAAAATCAATCCAAGAATGTAGTTGTTGTGCTATTAGCAAAATCTGCATCTATCCAATTCTTGTCAAATATTCTTAACagcatttaaatttttgtctgcATTGTACTATTTTTGCAGCTTATTTGGATTCATTGTCCTTCATATGCTCATGTATGCAATTAATGTTTACGCATGGAGACGCTACCGAGTAAATTATCCATTTATATTTGGATCCAAGCAAGGAACTGAACTGGGCTACAGGGAAGTCTTCCTCATAAGCACGGTTCTAGCAACACTGGCGCTTTCAATCGTACTCATGAACTTAGACATGCAAATGGACATGCATACTAAAGATTTTGAGACCCTAACTGAGTTGCTCCCTCTTATGTTACTTATTGTAAGATGCCATCTCTTTCTTTCCGAGTTAACCCAATCCAACATCAATTAAATGATGCATCAAACTAAACTAACATGTAAATATCTCTTTGTGCAGTTTCTAGTTCTCATTCTGGTTTGCCCCTTCAACATTGCATACCGTACAAATCGATATTTCTTACTTGTGTGCTTGTTCCATTGTGTTTGTGCTCCTTTTTACAAGGTAAATTATCCTAATAAATTCCTTCAAGATATAGCGATATCGATTGCAGGGAACAGTCCATTGATTATTTTTATGTGTCTCTCTTAAACCCAGGTTCTCCTAGCAGATTTTTTCTTGGCAGACCAGTTAACTAGCCAGGTAAGATCATTTTTCTTGATTCCAATCAGATTTACTCATACATAAACACTGGTTCACGAGTAGAAGGGTAGTAATTATATCCGCCTTCGTTTGCAGGTCGAAGCATTCAGAAGTATTAAATACTACAGCTGTTACTATGCCGGGGGAGGTTTTATATCCAGGGATAGCTCTTGCAAAAATTCAGATCTTTTTAAAATTTTCAACTTCATCATACCCTCAATACCATATGCGTGCCGTGTATTTCAGGTGGCATTTTATTAAAAATGTACTACTCATATATCTAATTGTTCCGCATTCTCATGCTTGGTAGCTTGGTTTGTGCGTTGCAGTGTCTTCGCCGTTTATTTGAGGAGAAAAACCTAGTGGAAGGATATAATGCACTAAAGTACTTCTCAACCATCGTTGCTGTAGCCATCAGAACGGCTTATAGACTGGATCCTAACTCGATGATATGGTTCATACTGGCATTGGTCAGTTCAGTGATTTCAGCTGTTGTCAGCACTTACTGGGATATAGTTATGGACTGGGGACTCTTCCAGAAGGACTCCAAGAACCGTTTTTTGCGAGATAAACTTGTTGTCCCACAACAAAGTGTATACTTTGTAGCCATTGTAAGTTCTACACTGACACTAATATAAACTGATTTTCTCAATTGCTAGCTAGACGTTCCAATGCAGTGTGTAAAATGTTAACGGAATTTGAATACAGGGACTGAACATCTTGCTTCGATTTGCCTGGTTGCAAACGGTATTCAATTTTACGCCTGGGTTTCTACATATGCAAGCTATGATCACCATCTTTGCTTGTTTAGAGATCATTCGTCGCGGGATATGGAATTTCTTCAGGTAGGCATATATATACTCAAAGCTTAATTAATAAGTTCATTTAATTTCCATTTAACTGCATTATTATAAT includes the following:
- the LOC113288871 gene encoding phosphate transporter PHO1 homolog 3-like; translation: MKFGKEFKSQMVPEWEEAYMNYDDLKTLVKDIQDFNHKHKPQLTSQRTFYRTFSGLTKRFSNLGDSSKVSAGDGSGDGDIEDQVILITDVDNNHDHYETKFLMSPEEGSAAEYELLYFKRLDDEFNKVNKFYRNKVEDVMKEADLLNKQMDALIAFRIKVENPDGFVNWTVEMNELASGVAAAAASTTVSRTLRELLNSPDSPESPTSTSRYNKRPSNVSREGAMPRMDAIDENGHSDESGDDTVCDGTRARGPTNTTVTEMKEKKVCISRKPALLDVLNHVTIINTLETPRSTIKGMFTVNKNHEISFGRGNLRKVEDQLQRAFVVFYSELRLLKSYSFLNVLAFSKIMKKYDKIASRNASKSYMHMVDNSYIGSYDGVTRLMERVEATFIKHFTNANRRKGLRILRPAAKRERHRTTFSLGLFAGCALALLASIISVVRARNILRSSGSTLYMESLFPLYSLFGFIVLHMLMYAINVYAWRRYRVNYPFIFGSKQGTELGYREVFLISTVLATLALSIVLMNLDMQMDMHTKDFETLTELLPLMLLIFLVLILVCPFNIAYRTNRYFLLVCLFHCVCAPFYKVLLADFFLADQLTSQVEAFRSIKYYSCYYAGGGFISRDSSCKNSDLFKIFNFIIPSIPYACRVFQCLRRLFEEKNLVEGYNALKYFSTIVAVAIRTAYRLDPNSMIWFILALVSSVISAVVSTYWDIVMDWGLFQKDSKNRFLRDKLVVPQQSVYFVAIGLNILLRFAWLQTVFNFTPGFLHMQAMITIFACLEIIRRGIWNFFRLENEHLNNVGKYRAFKSVPLPFNYDEDDGDKDE